Part of the Caulobacter sp. SL161 genome is shown below.
GTAGTGGACCTGCGCCGCCGGGCCCAGCGGCCAGTCGAAGGCCACCCAGGCCAGGGTCATCAGCACGCCGGCGACCATGAAGGCCAGGGCGTAGGGCAGCATCAGGGCCAGCAGCGAGCCGACGCCCATGCTGGGATCCCAGCGCCGCGTCATGGCCAGCACCAGCGGGAAATAGCTCATCAGCGGCGTCATCAGGTTGGTGAAGCTGTCGCCCATGCGGTAGGCGGCGGTGGTCATCTCGGGCGAGATGCCCAGCAGCATGAACATCGGCACCACGACCGGCGCCAGGGCGCTCCACTTGGCCGAGGCCGAGCCGATGAAGAGGTCCAGCACCGAGGAGAAGCCCAGCACGCTGACCAGCAGCAGGGGCGCGGGCAGGTTCATCGCCTTCAGAGTCTCGGCGCCGTGGATGGCGGCGATGGGGCCCAGGCGCGACCAGTTGAACATCGCCACGAAGTGGGCGGCGAAGAAGGCGAAGACGATATAGGGGGCCACCGAGCGCACGCCGTCGGCCATCATGGCCACGACGTCGCCCTCGGTTTTCACCGTGCCGACGCCGACGCCATAGGCGACGCCGCCGGCCAGGAACAGCATCATGAAGCCGGCGATCAGCGCGCCGTAGAACGGGGTCAGCTGGGCGGGGCCGGTCTTGGTCTCGTCGATCAGCGGAGTGAAGCCAGGGATCAGGCTCAGGGCCGCGAACAGGGCGACCACGGCCAGGGCGGCGAGACCGGCGAACTTCAGGCCGCGCTTTTCGTCAGGCGTGACGGCCGACTTGGCCAGCTCGGCCTTCAGGGCGTCGTCGGCCTGGCCGCCCCAGGGGCCAAGGCGCGGCTCGACCACCTTGTCGGTCAGGAACCAGGCGATGGGGGTGAAGACCACCACGATGGCCAGGATGAACCACCAGTTGCCCAAGGGGTTCATGGTCCAGGTCGGGTCGATGATCCGCGCCGCCTCCTGGGTGAATCCGAACAACACGACGTCGAACTGGCCC
Proteins encoded:
- a CDS encoding AbgT family transporter translates to MSDAAPPVSSPPPRQKGFLGAVERLGNLLPEPVMIFVWLILGLMVLSAIGQALGWSASITYAGDEAPQFGELENGVLTYAASSLFSEANLARLFTEMPKTLTSFAPLGLVLVVILGAAVAERSGLFSALIRASLREAPKSILTPLVVIIGMVSHHASDAAYVVFIPLAGLLYAAVGRHPLAGIAAGFAAVSGGFAGNLTPGQFDVVLFGFTQEAARIIDPTWTMNPLGNWWFILAIVVVFTPIAWFLTDKVVEPRLGPWGGQADDALKAELAKSAVTPDEKRGLKFAGLAALAVVALFAALSLIPGFTPLIDETKTGPAQLTPFYGALIAGFMMLFLAGGVAYGVGVGTVKTEGDVVAMMADGVRSVAPYIVFAFFAAHFVAMFNWSRLGPIAAIHGAETLKAMNLPAPLLLVSVLGFSSVLDLFIGSASAKWSALAPVVVPMFMLLGISPEMTTAAYRMGDSFTNLMTPLMSYFPLVLAMTRRWDPSMGVGSLLALMLPYALAFMVAGVLMTLAWVAFDWPLGPAAQVHYTPPGGLLK